ATGTTTTTCCGTGTCCATGACATACAAATGAAtgcaattttacattttcacagataaTTATTTTGTTACATGAACTTCCATATCGCgattttaaaaaactgtgacgtaaactgaatgaataaagtTAATCTCAAATTTGGAGGTGtatctgcatctgtgtgtttctcatgaATGGCATAAGATGGAGATCCTCATGTACCAACTACATAATatccagtttttttgtttgttttgttttgtttcgtcTTTTGCCCAACCCTCAGTGACCACCCCAGGCAACAAGAAGCGGGCGTGGAGCTGGCCCGCTTACTTGGAAGAGGAGAGAGCCATCGCTGCTCCTGTAAAACTATTCAAAGAGGTATTATTTTCTGTATGAACTCAGGCCAATTTCATGTTTTGTACTGAAACCAGGTGGTTTTTAAGTATTTGGTCTCGGATAAACCAATCCATGACTGTGCTATGATGTATATTTGTCTTGCAGCACCAGTCATTTCCTCAAAGCAGGAACAGTTTTAAGGTGGGAATGAAACTGGAGGGGCTGGACCCGTCTCACCCGTCTCTCTTCTGTGTACTCACTGTTGCAGAGGTATGCTAATAGTTGTCTGTAGCTTATGTTCAGCAAAGGACCCAGCAGATCTTCATCCCTGATCATAATTAAGAGTGTTACTCATACCTGTGTGCTGTATCTTTGCCTCTTAGATCCAAGGCTATAGGGTAAGGCTCCACTTCGATGGTTACCCAGAGTGCTACGACTTCTGGGCCAACGCCGACTCGTGGGATATGAAACCAGCTGGCTGGTGTGAGAAGAATGGACATAAATTATTGTTGCCTAAAGGTAGGCCACACgaacaaaatgaaacacctgTCCGCAATTTTTCAAACAGCCTTTCTGATTGCGTTTGTCTTGAAGGTTGTAAGGATGGAGAGTTTAATTGGAGCATGTATGTGAAGAACTGCAGGGGTCAACTGGCCCCAAAACACCTTTTCAAGAGCCTCAACACAGTGAGTAATGAGCACGCATTCAGACGTCATCAACAAGATTTGTCCTGGGGTTGGAATTTTTCTAAGCAGACAGTGTGGGGGTTTagacattcaaatgaaaaatatctatttaaTTAGTCtattattgtttcatattttcatcacCGAATTCATTATTCTGTGAGCTGGATGGAAAGATTTGGCTGGCCTGTGGGCTGTGAGTTGACGATCACTGCTCCAGTCTGTAAAGCCATCAAACGCTGTTCCTAAATTCAGTGTATGTGCTAAAtcaccatgttttgttttgggttttttttccattttattttagtctgtGACTCCATCTGGATTTAGAGCAGGGATGAAGCTGGAGGCGGTCGACAGGAAGAACCCGTCGTTGATCTGTGTAGCAACCATCGCTGCTGTTGTCGACAACCGACTGCTCATTCATTTTGACAACTGGGATGACACGTATGATTATTGGTAAGAGGCCGGTTTGAAAAGGTTTTCTTGGACTCCACTGTGAGGACTGCCGTGGCTTCAAATCCAAGTGAAATCCACAGAGGTTACATGTCTGTGTGGTGACTGTGTACTTTAGATGTGGGAAGTTTTGGAAATGAATGTGGAAACAAAACGGCTTGAAAAGTTGGACACGTGCATAACTACAGAGTTAAGGCAgttagaaaaatgtttaaaattaatttttttttgtcaaggtGTGACGCTAGTAGTCCATACATTCATCCTGTGGGGTTCTGTGAAGAGGCTGGGCTAACTCTGACCACTCCAGCTGGTAAGACACAGACCAAGACACATGTGGGTCAGTATCAACTACTTTAATATACTGTAGGGTCCAGTTAAGGCAGAGTCTAACAGTATTGGAaataaatgttaacaaaaacatAGATTCTGTTGATAAAGCTCataaaattattgtttatttgtgctATCAGTGTATTGTTCTGTGTTAAGTATTGTACACATTTCTGGTGTTTCTCAAATCTTGTTATGACTGTAAGAAAGAATTACTCAAAATTCTTTTtaagtaaatgtatttttgcacattAACGGTGAAATGCATGCCACCGTCAGCTGTAGAGTTGATCCACAGGTTATGCATCAACAgattgttagtgtgtgtgtgtgtgtgtctgcagtgactGATGGATCAAATGAGTCTCTATTCCCTCTCCTCAGAATACAAGCAACCCAAAAGTTTCTCATGGGAGAAGTACCTGGAAGAGACGGGGACTCAGGCTGCTCCTGCTCGGGCTTTCAAACCGGTACAGTttgctcacacatacacacacacacacaagtacacaaagCTTTATGTTATGTACAATATGTGGCCATGTGATTTTAGTTCTGCCCTGTGTTTTCAGCGACCTCCACATGGCTTCCAGATTGGGATGAAAATGGAAGCTGTCGATAAGAGGAACCCCATGCTCATCCGTGTTGCGACTATAGCAGACACAGAGGACCACCGACTAAAGGTACAAGATGTCTCCTCATGAAGATGTGCTCTGACTTGCTCTGTGCGATGCTCCACTCTAATTCCCCACCACCCACCTCTAATCTAGATTCATTTTGACGGCTGGAGTTCAGAGTACAACTACTGGGTGGAGACCGACTGCCCTGATCTGCACCCAGTAGGGTGGTGTCAGAAAACTGGACACCCGCTTCAGTACCCTAATGGTGAGACACACTCTTGCTGATTTTCCTGCCTGATATTCAGTGAGGTCACTCAAGACTTTTTTTAGGAAAAGGATTATGGTTTCAAAGAAAATCATAACATCTTGTATTTGGGGGTAATATTGGTTTTACCCAGTTGACTAAGGTGAGCCTGAGGATATTAcaagcatgtgtgcatgaacGGTGTTCATTTCtactcataaaatattttcattagcTTGATGACATTCTTACTCATAGCGTAGTAGAGGTAGTAGTAGTATATTTATCTGTTTCCACTAAAGAATTTATTCTCTTATTGAACAGTCATCTTGAGTGTCACTACGTCTGACTTATACAGAGCATGAACATATTATTTAAAATTGTAAAgctatttgtgtttctgtgcatggtGCAGCAATCTTATCTTTAATATTATTaagaaaatcatcatcatcatccctctAAGTTAAGTTTTGACGAGCAGCCATGTGGAGAACTGAAAAGTGGGGTATCAGGCCGGAGGAAAGGTTACGGCAAAACGGTTCGCCattaagaatttaaaaatgGCCTTAATATTGGCGTAGGAAAAAACATTCATCTATCACCCCTTCATTTGTCCACATACGATCCCAATGCCTGTCGAAACAAGCCTGGAAAGGATGCAGAAATGTAATTTCAACAGACAAGTAGGTTTGTCTCTGCCTTGATTTGACTCCTGGATAATGGTGGTAGGAGGAATCTGTAatgaatggaaatggaaatgttctTGCAGTTGTTTGCATAGTTTTAGTAACACtctaatgtgaatgtgaatgtgtgtgtgtgtgtgtgtgtgtgtttcaggctcCAGTGATTTATTAGCTGCCCCAGGACAAGGATGTCCTACCCCAGGATGCAATGGGGTTGGCCACATCAGAGGACCTCGTTATGGGACCCACTACACGTCAGTAGCATCTACTCAGTTTgttgtgctttctgtttttcttctctttttttttcttcttctgttgaaATCTTATTGTCATATGAtacatctgtgtttatttttctaaatctCTCTCacttatatattttatgttctTCTATTTTCTTATCTGTCTAAACCTCACTTCTGGTGTCTTCTCCGTCTTTGCTGCATTCTGTCATTGTTGCTCTAACAGCACattatcagttttttttatcaatgtttggtcagtgtgtgtttaaggaGAAGAAAGACTCTCAGTGttcttaaatgtcatttttacttGTGTGGGCTGCCGGCAgagtaaatgtgttttatgtgtgggAGTTTTAGCTACTTTTCCTTCCTATTTGTTGTTGTAACCTCTTAAATTTCAGAgagacaaaagtaaaaaagaaaaaaaaacaaaacaaagtgaatttcTGTCTTCATTCCCAGTGTTTTGAAATGGCAGTTTCAGTTTCGGGTAAAgtttgcctgtttgtgtgtgtgcagtcaggTGAGCTGTCCCTACTCAGAGGTGAATCTGAACAAGGAGGGCTTGCTGCCAGATCGCCTCAGTGGGGAACGACCACTCGCCCTCAGTGGACCTCATCCTCGTGGGCGACGTCCCGATCCGCACACCAACACTACAACACAGACCTCCTCGACACCAGACCAGCAGGAAGGAGCAGAAGACTCCCAGAGCAGGTTCGCTGCTGAGCACGTGCAAGGCTGTCATAAACCGCATGAGCACACTTTGAAAGCCACTAACACTCCCAAGAGCACTACTATCAGTGTTTCGCATGCATCTCTATCTCCAGTGTCTGTACTTAAGAGTGGGTTGACTGTGTTGCTAGGAAACCGGTGACAGTGGAAGCCGAACGCTCAGGAcgcaacagccaatcagagccacCAGGTGGGGGCAGTGAGCAGGGCCACAATGGAACGAGGCCTAAACGGTACAGTAATGATACCGTCACACCAAGCTGTGCGACTGAACCTCACTAGAGATCTCATATTAAGTAACTTAATTAAATAACTTCTAACTTATTCTTTTCTATAGGACTGCTCCAGTTCCCAGATACCTGAAAATGCACTACGTTAAGGAGGAGAGTGGTGATAGTAAAGGTGTGTCTGACTATAAAATGAGGCAAGATAAAGCATGTAAATCACTACCTCCGTGGTCCTGAATGCTGATTCCTCTTCCCTCCCCACAGCCTCTCCAGACACCATCTCTCTCCAGCAAGCCCTCCACGAGTCCGTGTTTTCCCCCAGCATCTCTGCGTCTCCCCCCCATCGGGTGGCCCTCTGCTGGGACAAACATTGCCAGCTGCTGCCTGAGGTCCTGGGGCTGACTGCCAAGAGAGTGGCCTCTTGGAGTGCTGAGGAGGTCAGACAT
This sequence is a window from Scatophagus argus isolate fScaArg1 chromosome 9, fScaArg1.pri, whole genome shotgun sequence. Protein-coding genes within it:
- the l3mbtl1b gene encoding lethal(3)malignant brain tumor-like protein 4 isoform X2 — its product is MTDTPPSDVPSQGAEFDMMGALDWKDGIATLPGSDIRFRMTEFGTLEIVTDLEVKGQQSEPNSETLDPAQSHTPTPPPEGQSQTNTATAPANQSQPGSSQAKAPGPVLLSLEEGHSMEGPSVEVGPSVEVGSSADTGPNLELSRCRACGGRVPQDALFQGKFCSSICAQPSSGRSSPGEARESQAAEGERLGKRVRKKRKIYMDSGDEEEENQEEPEEKTKSTKGRRGAKIAKLVTTPGNKKRAWSWPAYLEEERAIAAPVKLFKEHQSFPQSRNSFKVGMKLEGLDPSHPSLFCVLTVAEIQGYRVRLHFDGYPECYDFWANADSWDMKPAGWCEKNGHKLLLPKGCKDGEFNWSMYVKNCRGQLAPKHLFKSLNTSVTPSGFRAGMKLEAVDRKNPSLICVATIAAVVDNRLLIHFDNWDDTYDYWCDASSPYIHPVGFCEEAGLTLTTPAEYKQPKSFSWEKYLEETGTQAAPARAFKPRPPHGFQIGMKMEAVDKRNPMLIRVATIADTEDHRLKIHFDGWSSEYNYWVETDCPDLHPVGWCQKTGHPLQYPNGSSDLLAAPGQGCPTPGCNGVGHIRGPRYGTHYTQVSCPYSEVNLNKEGLLPDRLSGERPLALSGPHPRGRRPDPHTNTTTQTSSTPDQQEGAEDSQSRKPVTVEAERSGRNSQSEPPGGGSEQGHNGTRPKRTAPVPRYLKMHYVKEESGDSKASPDTISLQQALHESVFSPSISASPPHRVALCWDKHCQLLPEVLGLTAKRVASWSAEEVATFVKGLPGCKEHAATFKTEQIDGEAFLLLTQADIVKILSIKLGPALKIYNSILMLKNADEE
- the l3mbtl1b gene encoding lethal(3)malignant brain tumor-like protein 4 isoform X1, yielding MTDTPPSDVPSQGAEFDMMGALDWKDGIATLPGSDIRFRMTEFGTLEIVTDLEVKGQQSEPNSETLDPAQSHTPTPPPEGQSQTNTATAPANQSQPGSSQAKAPGPVLLSLEEGHSMEGPSVEVGPSVEVGSSADTGPNLELSRCRACGGRVPQDALFQGKFCSSICAQPSSGRSSPGEARESQAAEGERLGKRVRKKRKIYMDSGDEEEENQEEPEEKTKSTKGRRGAKIAKLVTTPGNKKRAWSWPAYLEEERAIAAPVKLFKEHQSFPQSRNSFKVGMKLEGLDPSHPSLFCVLTVAEIQGYRVRLHFDGYPECYDFWANADSWDMKPAGWCEKNGHKLLLPKGCKDGEFNWSMYVKNCRGQLAPKHLFKSLNTSVTPSGFRAGMKLEAVDRKNPSLICVATIAAVVDNRLLIHFDNWDDTYDYWCDASSPYIHPVGFCEEAGLTLTTPAGKTQTKTHVEYKQPKSFSWEKYLEETGTQAAPARAFKPRPPHGFQIGMKMEAVDKRNPMLIRVATIADTEDHRLKIHFDGWSSEYNYWVETDCPDLHPVGWCQKTGHPLQYPNGSSDLLAAPGQGCPTPGCNGVGHIRGPRYGTHYTQVSCPYSEVNLNKEGLLPDRLSGERPLALSGPHPRGRRPDPHTNTTTQTSSTPDQQEGAEDSQSRKPVTVEAERSGRNSQSEPPGGGSEQGHNGTRPKRTAPVPRYLKMHYVKEESGDSKASPDTISLQQALHESVFSPSISASPPHRVALCWDKHCQLLPEVLGLTAKRVASWSAEEVATFVKGLPGCKEHAATFKTEQIDGEAFLLLTQADIVKILSIKLGPALKIYNSILMLKNADEE